A region of the Romboutsia hominis genome:
AGTGATATACCATGTAGTGAAGTTAGACATTTAATAGGGAATGATAAGATAATTGGGGTATCTACTCAAAATCTAGAATTATCACTTAAGGCAAAAAATGATGGTGCAGATTATATAGGTGTAGGATCAATGTTTACTACAACTACTAAATTGGATGCAAAACATGTGAGTATAGAAGAATTAAGAAGTATAAAAGAAAATATAGATATACCAATAGTATGTATTGGTGGTATAAATCTATCTAATATATCTGCTTTAAAAAATGAAAATATAGATGGATATGCAATAGTATCAGAGATATTAAAATATGATGATATATATGGTCAAACTAAAAAATTTATGGATGTTATATAATATAAAAAAAGAAGATGCTTTTAAAAGTATCTTCTTTTTTATTATAAATTAAACTCTAAAAAGGTAATACAATTCAAGGAAATTGCCTAAAAGTGTAGAATACTTATTAAGGGTTATATTTGGGGGAGATAAGAATGAAAGAGTTTTTTAATAATTTGAGTGATAGTATATTTATATTAGATAAAGATTTTAATATAATATTTTGTAACAATAAGTTATTAGAGTATATAAATGAAAAAGACATTAATTCCTTAAACATAGATATAAGTAGTAAAGTAAAAATAGAAAAATTAGAGTTTAAAAACTACTTCGATATAGGTATAAAACTAAATACATCAAATGGAGAATTTGAATTAAGCACTAATATAACTAAAACGAAAGATAATGGTACATATATATTAGTAAGAGATATAACTGACAATAATATAGATAATATGGTAATTAATATAGATAACAATAGAAAAAGGGAGTTTAAAAATTCAGAGAAATTAATATATGATATGAGTGCTATCTTAGATGAAATAAAAAAAGACAGCGATATATATAAAATCTTAGAAAATATAGATTTAGAAGGTACTATAATTAACTTTATAGATGAAATAAAAAAAGTAGAATTTATAAAAAAGGATTTGGAGGTATTCTTAAGTATATCTGCAGATGTAATAGGAGCTATAGATAGAAATGCTTACATTAAACTTTTTACAAAAGAATGTAATAAAATAACAGGATTTAATGAAGAAGAATTAACATCAACTAGTATAATAGATAAAATATATGATGATCATAAAGAAGAATTTTTAAATATCTTAAGTTTAAAGGATGGAAATGTAAAGGTAATAGAAAATAAAATGATATGTAAAGATAATAGCTATAAATGGCTGAGATGGCACTTAAAATATATAAAAGAAAGAGATATCATAGCATTTTCTGTAAGAGATATAGATAAAGAAAAAGAAGATGTAGAAGCTAGGCAAAAATTAGAGCAAAATATATATTTAGAGTCAATGAAAAATGAATTTTTCGCAAATATATCCCATGAATTTAAGACACCGCTTAATATTATGCTTGGAATAATACAGTTAATAGATATTAATATAGTAAAAGAAAATATAAAATTTAATGATAAGATAGATTTAGAAAATTATATTAAATTATTTAAGCAAAACCTATATAGGATACTAAGATTGGTAAATAATATCATAGATATAACAAAAATAGATGCAGGATATTATGAATTAGAGCTTGGAAACTATAATATAGTAAATGTAGTAGAAGAGATAAGTTTATCTGTAACTCCTTATGCTAAAAATAAACAAATTGATTTGGTATTTGATACAAACTGTGAGGAAATGATACTTGCATTTGATCCAGAAAAAATAGAAAGAATACTTTTAAATTTATTATCTAATTCTATTAAACATACAAGTATTAATGGATGTATTTATGTGAATGTAGAAAGCAAAGGAGATAGAGTGTATATATCTGTTTGTGATAATGGAGAAGGTATAGATAGTAATAAATTACAAAGTATATTTGAAAGATTTACACAGGTAAAGAGTAATATAGCAAGTAGTTATGAAGGTAGTGGAATAGGTTTATCACTAGTTAAATCTTTAGTAAATCTTCATGGCGGAGATATAAGTGTAAAAAGTGAGGTAGGAAAAGGTAGTAAGTTTGAATTTTATTTACCAAGCAAGTTAGTAAAAAGCAAAACAAATATAAAGAAATTTATATCAGAAAATAGTAAGATTGAAATGTGTAATATAGAATTTTCTGATATATATAGATAAAAGCATCCATATGGATGCTTTTATTTTTTAGTATTTTATTTATTTACTTCTTTTTTAGGGATTGTAGCTATTTTAAATTTAATTGCTATCAAAAATAGTGAAACAATAGGATTTATTAAGTTTAAGAATGCATATGGAAGATAGGCAAAAGTACTAACTCCTAATGTACCATAGATGTAAGCTCCACATGTATTCCAAGGAACTAAGGCAGAACTCATAGTCCCACTATCTTCAAGCGCTCTTGATAGCATTTTAGGATGAAGACCTCTTTTTGCGTATTCATCTTTAAACATTCTTCCAGGTATAACTATAGATAAATACTGTTCACCAGCTACTGTATTAGTCATTACACATGTAACCATAGTTGAAAAAACAACTCCAAATGTACCTTTTGCAAATTTAAGTAAAGCTGAAGCTAAAGCCTCTAACATACCAGTTTTTTCAAGTATTCCACCTAAAGCTAGAGCAGATATTGTTAAAGAAACAGTACTCATCATATTCATTAATCCGCCTTTAGATAATAATTCATCAACTTCTGCAACACCAGTATTAGAAACAAAACCAGTATGAGCTGCACTTATTATATCTCCAACTGATGCACCTTGAAATACTATAGCAAATACAAATCCTAAAATAGCACCAAATATAAGCCCAGGTATAGCAGGAACTTTAAATATTACCAGACCAATAACCACTATTGGAGGTATAAATAATATAGGTGATAGAGTATTAAATGAACTAGCCAAAGTATCTCTTATTAAATTAATATTAGACATGTCTAATTCTTGTCCTCCATATCTCATACCTATTATACTGTAAAGTACAAGGCATATTAAAAGAGAAGGTATAGTTGAATAAAGCATATAATTTATATGTTCAAATAAAGTAGCACCAGCCATAGCAGGAGCTAAGTTTGTTGTATCTGATAGAGGAGAAAGTTTATCTCCAAAATAAGCACCTGATATTATTGCTCCTGCAACTATAGGTGCTGGAATTTGAAGACCTTGCCCAATACCTAAAAGAGCAACTCCAACAGTTCCCATAGTACTCCATGATGAACCAGTAGCTAAAGAAACTATACCACAGATAATAGTAGTAGCTGCTAAGAATATTCCTGGAGATAAGATTTTTAATCCCCAATAAATCATAGATGGAACAACACCACTAATTATCCAAGTTCCAATAAGCACACCTATTATCATTATGATAAGAATAGCCTGCATGGCCATTTTTATAGAAGAAAACATGCTTTCCTCTAATTCGCTCCACTCAAATCCAAGTCTGTAAACAGCTACTAAGCCAGCGACTATAGCTCCACCGATTAAAGGAACATGAGGAGAAGCTCCGTATTTAAATATAGATATACCTAGAAATAAAGCTAAACATACAATTGGTATTAATGCATCAACTAAGGTAGCTTGCTTTTTTTCTCTTTTACTCATAAAATAAAAGTCCCCCTTAGAAATTTATAATTTTCACTAGAAGTAAATAAAAATATGATTACAATTAAATAAAGCAAATAATATGCCAGATGTATATGATAATAAATAAAAAAGTATTATATATGTAATTAATTAGAAAATTATCTAAAAATTAAAAAAATTATAAAAATATAAAACGCGTTATTGCAAAAAAATAAGCAACTATGCAAAAAAATTTGCTGAAAAGCAAAAATTACTATTTAGATTGGTTAAACTAATTAAAACGATAAATCAGGAGAAAGATATGAATGATTTAATTCTTACGCTGCTTAATTTAAAATACATAGGAAATAAAACAATAGAATACATACTACATATTAGCAAAAGTACAAAACATAATGAAAAAGAGATTTTACATTTACTGGAAGAGGCAAATTTGAAAGGTAAAACAAAACGAATATATACGTTAGATGATATAAAAATAGCTATTAATAAAACATATAAAATTAAAGAATCTTGTATAAAACAAAATATAAAAATTGTAAGCATACTAGAAAGTAGCTATCCTGAAAAGTTAAGACACATAAATGATAGACCATTATTACTTTTTTATAAAGGAAATTATAGTGCTATGACAAATAATAAATCAATAGCTATAATAGGAAGTAGAAAAGCTAGTGTAAAAGGGCTAAAGTCATCTTACAATATGGCCTATTTACTAGGGAAAGATGGATATAGTATTATAAGTGGACTAGCTAAAGGTTGTGATGAACAAGCACATAAAGGTTGCTTAGATGCATTTGGAAGTACAGTAGCGGTTTTACCATGTCCTTTAGATAATATATATCCTAAAAGTAATGTAAAGTTAGCAAATGATATAGTAGATAATAAAGGGTGCTTAGTAAGCGAATATCCATTAGGAAGTAATATACATAAAAGCAATTTTATAAGAAGGAATAGACTTCAAAGTGGATTAAGCAATGCTTTAATAGTATGTGAGACAAATGAAAATTCTGGTACAAATCATACCATTAATTTTTGCATAAATCAAAATAGGATTTTATCTTGTATAAATATTAAGCGAAATGTAGAGATTATAGATAATAAAAATTGTATAGTTATAAATGATGAATGTGATATAAATAAGCTTAAAGAAAAAATAGAAAATGGTAATAAAAATTATATAGATAATGGTAAGCAACTAGTATTTAAATTATAAAAGTTATCTAAATAAAAACTAGAGAGGGCGTTTACCTCTCTAGTTATATTAAAGAAAAATTACTATAGTCTATCAAGACCTTGTTTTAAATCTGCTATTATATCATCACAATCCTCTAATCCAACAGATATTCTAATTAATCCATCTGAAATTCCTGCTGCAGCTCTTTCTTCTGGAGTATATGGAGAATGAGTCATTGAAGCTGGATGTTGAATTAATGTTTCACAGTCCCCTAAACTAACAGCAAGAGTGCATAATTCTAAAGAATTTAATAATTTCTTACCTGCTTCTAATCCACCCTTAACTTCAAAGGCTATCATACCACCAGGCATATCCATTTGTTTTTTAGCTAGTTCATATTGAGGGAAGCTTTTAAGTCCTGGATAATTTACTTTTATAACATTTTCATGAGTTTCTAAAAATTCTGCAACTTTCATAGCATTTTGAGTATGTCTATCCATTCTAATTTGTAAAGTTTTCATACCTCTAAGTATTAAATAAGCATCGAATGGGCTTAAAACAGCACCAGTCATATCTTTAACTCCAAATAATCTTACTTGATTTATAAAGTCTTGTTTACCAACTACAAAACCAGCTATAACATCTCCGTGACCGTTTAAGTATTTAGTAGCTGAATGAACAACTACATCTGCACCTAATTCTAGAGGTCTTTGTATGTATGGAGTACAGAATGTATTATCTACTATGACTATACAATTTTTAACTTCATGTGCAATATTAGATATAGTTTCAATATCCATTATCTTTAAATCTGGATTTGCTGGAGTTTCTAAATAAACAACTCTAGTATTTTCTCTCATAGCAGATTTAACTTCATCTATATTAGATGCATCTACGAAAGTTACATCTACACCATATCTACTTATACCATGATTTAGTAATGCAAATGTACAACCGTATAATGTTTTTGAAGCAACAACATGATCTCCTGCTTTTAAAGCAGTCCAAAGAGCAGAACTTATAGCACCTATTCCAGAAGCTGTTGACATACAAGCTTCTCCATTTTCAAGTAAAGCCATTTTCTCTTCTAATTGAGAATTTGTAGGATTTCCTAATCTAGAATATATGTACCCACCTTCTTCAAGAGCAAATCTTCTACCACCTTGTTCAGCACTATCAAATACAAAAGTTGATGTTTGGAATATTGGTGTAGTTAAAGCACCAGATACTGGATCTTTATGATGTCCTCCGTGAATAGCTTTTGTAGCAAATTTTTTCCCTCTTAAGTTTTCCATAGTAATTCCCTCCTAAATTTGATTAAATAGTAGTGTCTTACAATTTTCTTGAAAACGTTTTGTTAAGTTTTCAACATCAATATAACACTAAAAAAAATTCTTGTAAACAATATGGAATAAAATAGTAAGATTTCTATAATTTAAAATATTTAGATATAATGAAAATTAAAGAAATTAGATACCATTATTTGATAAATTAAAAACCATTAGTATAAAATAGTTGGATACAAAATTGTAAATTTTATCATGTGGTTTTTTACAAATAAGTGCTATATAATTAAATGTAGAACAATTATAGACAATAAAAGACAGAACGGGGGAATTTTTTATGCCGAAAAAGAACAATATAAACTTTGGTTCTAAGAAAAAAGGTCGCGTTGATGTTAAAAAAGTAGCATTAGTTTCAGTAGCATCAATAGTCATAATATTTGGAGGCTATAAGTTAGTCGGAGCGACAGCATCATTTATAGCTGAACAAAAGCAAGAAAAAATTGAAATGCAAAAAAAGGCTGAGGCAGAAAGATTAGCAGCTGAGAAGAAGCGTAAAGAAGAAGAAGAAGCTAAAAAGAGAATGGTCGGAGTTAATCATGAAGGTAAAAAATATACTTATGATGCATTAAAAGTGGCTGACAAATTAAAGAAATACGATTATAGCAACAATGGAGAAAAAGTAGTATTTTTAACTTTTGATGATGGAACATCAACAACAGTTACTCCACAAATATTAAAAATATTAGATGAGTACGGAGTTAAAGCAACATTTTTCTTAACAGGAGAAAATATTGAACGTGGCGGATCAAAAGCTAAAGAACTTATAAAAGAAGAATTTGATAAGGGTCATGCAATAGCTAATCACTCTTATAGCCATGATTATAAAATACTTTATCCTAATAGAGTTTTAAATTTAGATAATTTTAAAGGTGACTTTGCAAAAACTGATAAGATATTAAAGGATACTTTAGGTCCAAACTTCTCAACAAGAGTTATAAGATGTCCAGGTGGACATATGTCATGGAAAGGTATGGAACCATTAGATCAGTATTTAAACGAAAATAAAATGGCATCTATAGACTGGAATGCTTTAAGTGGAGATGCAGAAGGTGGAAGAAAAACTCCAGCTCAATTAGTAGAATATGCTAAAAAGACAGCACAAGGTAAAGAAATGGTAGTTGTATTAATGCATGATACATATGGAAAAGAAGCTACTGCAAAAGCATTACCTCAAATAATAGAATATTTCAAATCAAATGGATATGAATTTAAAACATTATCTTAATTTTATAAAAAGCCTACAGGTATTTATTACCTTGTAGGCTTTTTTATTATGTTAAAATTAGCATCTGAATAATTAAAATTATTGGAACTCCTATTTTAAACTTGTTTTTTTGCGTTTTATGGTGGAATCTATACATTCCAATTAATATACCTAAACTGCCACCTACTAATGATAGCATCATAAGAGTATTTTCGCTTATTCTATATTCATGATTTATGGCCTTTTTCTTATCTATATACATTGAATAAAAAGAAGCTATATTTATAATTAACATATAAAATAAAAATAAATTTTCCATATATAATCCTTTCTTTTTAATTAAAATATTAATAATCGTAAATGAATATAATAACTTATATACTATAAAAATATATTATACATTAGTATAATATTAACATAGAATAAATAAAAAGGAAGTGTAAAACATGACTAAAATAAAAGATGTAACCACATTAGTTAAAACTAAATTTGTAGGGCTTTATGATGTTGAATATGAAAATAAAAATAATGACATAAGACACTGGATGGTAGCATCAAGAAAAGATGAAAATAATCTAAAGGAAATATATATAAACGATAAAGAAGATAAAATAGATGCAGTAGTAATAGCAGCATATCATAAAAGCGAAAAGAAGTTAGTACTTATAAAACAATTTAGAGTACCTATAAATAGTTATATATATGAACTTCCAGCAGGACTTGTGGATAATGAAGAGGGTATAGAAAAAGCGGTAAAAAGAGAATTAAAAGAGGAAACAGGTCTAGAACTTATAAGTATAAATAATATAAATAGTAATGATAAATTATATTTATCTCCAGGAATGACTGATGAATCAGTAGCATTTGTATATTGTTTATGTGATGGCAATTTAAGTAAAGAATTTTTAGAAGAAGATGAAGATATAGAAGCATTTTTAGTATCAAAGGAAGAAGCTAAAGAAATAATAAACGGAAGAGAAAAAATAGATATAAAATCATATCTACTACTTCAAATGTTTATAAACTTAGGTGAAAAACTATTTCATTAATTATATTATATAAATACTAAATATATATATATGATAACCGTATTATTTAATGTACGGTTTTTTATATATAAGTAAGTAGGGAGATTTAGTATGAATGTTAACCAAATAGTTATGATAGAGCTTTTAAATGCTATAAGCAAATCTAATTCAAAAAATAAAGCTTGTACAAACAATAATTCAAATGTATTTGATTTTGTATTACAAAGTACATTTAATAGTATACTTAATGATAGTCCAACATGTAGCTGTAGTTGTAGCTGTAGTAATGAGAATCAAAATAAACTTAATGGTTTAGATACACTTTTAAGTAATGTTAACGTAAGTAAAGTTAATAATAGTAGTAATATAAATAATGCTCAAAAAAGTAATAATAAGATGGATGATGCAATAAAATTGCTAGAAAGCCAAATAGGAAAGCCATATGTATGGGGGGCAACAGGACCAAAATCTTTTGATTGTTCTGGGCTAGTTCAATATGTTTATAAAAATGCACTAGGTAAAGATATACCTCGAGTATCCTATGAACAAAGTAAGTTTGGCAAAGCTATTGACAAAAAGGATTTACAAGTCGGAGATTTAATATTTTTCGATACTATGAATAAAGGCAGAGTTAGTCATGTGGGAATGTATGTAGGAAATGGTGAATTTATACATGCATCTAATCCAAAAGATGGAGTTAAAAAATCTAAACTAACAGGTTATTACGAAAAACACTATAGAGGAGCCAGAAGACCATAGAATTAATTACCTATAAAATAAGTTAAGATGTATCATAAGTTTATGATATAGCTTAACTTATTTTATAGGCAGATATTCTTAAGATTAAGTAAGTGATTTTTTTTATAGTATAAATATATATATTTATGGGATTTATATTTATATATTATAAAATAATAGAAATAAATACTAAAATATAAGGAGCAAATTATGATTAATGAAAATATACTATCTACAATAGGAAATACTCCTATGATAAAACTTAACAATATAGGTAATAAAAATATATATGTAAAACTAGAAAAATACAACCCAGGAGGAAGTATAAAAGATAGAGCTGTTTTAAATATGATAAAAGGGCTAGAAGAAAGAAATATATTAAAAAATGGAAGTGTATTGGTAGAAGCTACAAGTGGGAATACAGGTATAGCTCTATCAATGGTAGGAGCTTTAAAAGGATACGAAGTTATAATAGTAATGCCAGACACTATGAGTGAAGAAAGAAGGACACTTATGAAATGTTATGGTGCCAAATTAATATTAACAGATGGCAAGCTAGGTATGGATGGTGCTATAAATAAAGCTAAAGAGTTAATAGAAAATAATGAAAACTATATAAGTTTAAATCAATTTGAAAATGAAGATAATCCATATGCTCATTACAATACAACAGCAGTTGAAATATTAAATGATGTTAAAGATATAGACATTTTTGTTTGTGGTGTAGGGACAGGAGGAACATTGACAGGAATAGGAAGATACCTAAAAGAAAAAAATAAAGACATTAAGGTGGTAGCATTAGAGCCAAAAAGTTCACCTGTAATATCTAAAAATATTAAAGGACCTCATAAAATTCAAGGTATAGGAGCAGGATTTATACCTAAAAATTATGACGATAGTATAGTAGATGAGGTTATTACAGTAAGTGATGAAGAGGCCTATGAAGGAGTAAGATTAATGGCTAAAAAAGAAGGGATATTAGTAGGAATATCATCAGGTGCAAATGTTTATGGTGCACTAGAATTATCAAAGAGATTTCCTAATAAGAAAATAGTTACAGTATCACCAGATGGGTTAGATAAATATATGTCTTTGAATATATTTAATTAAATCATAGAGGGATGATTATATGTTTGAGAAAATTAAAGCAGATATTGAGTATATAATGGAGAATGATCCAGCAGCAAGAAGCAAAACAGAGGTATTTTTACTTTATCCATCTATACATGCAAGGATAGGGCATAGTATTTCTCATTTTTTATATAGACATAAGAGATTTTTTTTAGCAAGGTTAGTATCACAAATCTCAAGATTTTTAACAGGTATAGAAATACATCCTGGGGCTAAATTAGGTGGAGGAATACTTATAGATCATGGTATGGGGGTAGTTATTGGAGAAACTGCTGAGGTTGGAAGTAGAGTAACTATATATCATGGAACAACTTTAGGTGGAACAGGAAAAGAAAAGGGAAAAAGACATCCAACTGTTGGTGATAATGTAATAATTGGGGCAGGAGCCAAAGTTTTAGGTCCTATCAATATAGGATCAAATTCAAAAATAGGATCAAATGCAGTTGTTTTAAAAGATGTACCAAATGGAGCTACAGTTGTTGGAATACCTGGTAAAGTAGTTAAGGTGAGATAATTTCAAAAAGTAACACAATATATCTAAAACATGTTATTATATATTATAAAGTTAAAAATTAAGGATGGATGATTTTATGCACTTTACATATATAATAAGATGTAGAGATAATTCTTTATATACAGGATACACAACTGATGTAATAAGACGTATGAAAGAACACGAAAAAGGTATAAATTCTAAATATACAAGGTCAAGAGGTTTTTTAAAATTAGAAGTATGTTTTGTAAGTGATACGAAAAGTAAAGCTATGAAATTAGAAAGCTATATAAAAAAACTTTCTAGAAATAAAAAGCTTTGGCTAATAGAAAATAATGAAGAATTTGTAAATGAATTAGAAGATAAAGAAGAATATAAAATATATAAAGAGGAAGCTTTAAAATAATTAAGCTTCCTCTTTATATATTTTATATTAATTTTTATAAGGGATTTTCTTAGGAGGCATATATTTTTCTTTTACTTTTTTACCAGGAGCTTCATATCCCTTAGGTCCCATAGGCCCAACTTCACCTTTGGCGCCTTTAGGCCCAGTAGGTCCCATTTCACCTTTAGATCCAGTAGGTCCCATAGGTCCCATTTCGCCTTTAGATCCAGAAGGCCCCATAGGTCCCATTTCGCCTTTAGATCCAGAAGGCCCCATAGGTCCCATTTCACCTTTAGATCCAGTAGGTCCCATAGGTCCCATTTCGCCTTTAGATCCAGAAGGCCCCATAGGTCCCATTTCGCCTTTAGATCCAGAAGGCCCCATAGGTCCCATTTCACCTTTAGATCCAGTAGGTCCCATAGGTCCCATTTCACCTTTAGCACCTTTAGATCCAGTAGGTCCCATAGGTCCCATTTCACCTTTAGCACCTTTAGGTCCAGCAGGTCCCATAGATCCCATTTCACCTTTAGCACCTTTAGGTCCAGCAGGTCCCATAGATCCCATTTCACCTTTAGCGCCTTTAGGTCCAGCAGGTCCCATAGGTCCCACTTCACCCTTAGGTCCTTTAGGTCCAGCAGGCCCCATAGGTCCCATTTCACCTTTAGGTCCTTGTACACCTACACACGAACTTGTACCACATAGAGGATTAACATATGTTTCTTTACCAAAATCTATATATTGAATGGCATTAAGTTTTACGTATATAGGTCCTTTACCTGATGGAGTTTTACCAACAACTCCGCAACTATTTACATCACATATACAAAGTCTTAATATACAATTATTATCTACTAACTTTAATCCAACAATCCTTCCTATACAATTACATAATATATGAAATATTTCACAGTTGCACAAATCGACAGGATATACAAACATAGGGGACATTTTTAAATTTGCACCCTTATCTTTTTTATATTCTTTTTCACAATGGCAATCATCTAAATCATAGTACTTTTTACACTTCTTAGTTTTATTCATACAATCTTTATGCATACAAACACCCCATGTCAAATATTTTAATTTAGTAGTAATACTACATAATATACATATATGATAAAAACATTTAAAAGGAAACAATAAGTCACCAAAATAAGTAAAATATATATACAATAAGTGATGGGAAAATATAAGAGATATTCACTTTATCAAGCATTTTAAATAAGTCACCCTTAAGAAATTTAATACATATAATGATGTAAGGTGTCGTATAGATACTTTAATTAATAAAAGGAGGCTTATTTTGTGAACTCTGAAGAGAAAAATAATAGAA
Encoded here:
- the epsC gene encoding serine O-acetyltransferase EpsC, with the translated sequence MFEKIKADIEYIMENDPAARSKTEVFLLYPSIHARIGHSISHFLYRHKRFFLARLVSQISRFLTGIEIHPGAKLGGGILIDHGMGVVIGETAEVGSRVTIYHGTTLGGTGKEKGKRHPTVGDNVIIGAGAKVLGPINIGSNSKIGSNAVVLKDVPNGATVVGIPGKVVKVR
- a CDS encoding GIY-YIG nuclease family protein, with amino-acid sequence MHFTYIIRCRDNSLYTGYTTDVIRRMKEHEKGINSKYTRSRGFLKLEVCFVSDTKSKAMKLESYIKKLSRNKKLWLIENNEEFVNELEDKEEYKIYKEEALK